In Cardinium endosymbiont of Dermatophagoides farinae, the sequence TACGCAAGAGGGGCTGCACAATGCGTTACTCCATGGTGCAGCAATAGGTGCGACTACGATACAGCTTTTTACCAGCAATCAGCGCCAATGGCTAGGTAGGCCATTAAGCAAAGCAATATTAGACAAATGGTACGATACGCTAGAGGCTACTGCTATAAGACAGGTGATGAGCCATGCCAGTTATCTGATCAATCTTGGTTCTAACAAAGAGGCCTTATTAACCAAAAGTCGTGCTGCTTTTGTGGAAGAAGTAACCCGTTGTTTGGCTTTAAAAATTAGTTATTTAAACTTTCACCCAGGTGCTGCAACGGGTGACAGTATAGCCGCTTGTTTAGACCGAATTATAGCAAGCTTATCTGCGCTTGAGCCGCTTTTTCAACAAGAAACGACTCTACGTTTGCTGATGGAAACAACCGCAGGCCAAGGCTCTACAGTTGGCCATTCCTTTGAACAGTTGACCTATATTATCGAGCGGATCAAAGGGGTAGTTCCTATTGGGGTTTGTATAGATACCTGCCATATCTTTGCAGCAGGGTATGACATTCGTACGCTCGATGGATGGGAAGATACCTTAACCCAGTTTGAATCAATCGTGGGGCTAAACCATCTTTATGCGCTACATGTCAATGACTCTATGATGCCGTTTGGTTCAAGAAAAGACCGACATGCCAACCTAGGGGATGGGGCAATAGGAATGGCTTGTTTTAAGGCTATGATGCAACATCCCAAACTTCGGATGGTGCCTAAATATCTAGAAACGCCTAATGGTGCAGCCATGTGGACAAAAGAAATAGCACTATTGCAAAGTTTCTATTAAGCCCTTAAGTTGATGCTGATGGGACTGGAAAGCAGCTGTTAATAAAGGCATTTTTATTTTACTTTTTGCTTGTTTTGCCGGTAGTAGTGCGATACGGCTTTCTAATCGCAGCTTTTTCCAAGGGCGCGTTTTTACTCAATACTACGAATACGTTATGCAAGTAGCAGCACAATATATTTCAGGTCTTTTACTCTTTAAGCCTACTGTATACTACGACAGCAGGGGTTATTTTTTTGAAACGTACCATAAAGAAAAATATAAGGCAATAGGCTTAGATGTTTCTTTTATACAAGAAAACCAGTCTTTATCTAAAAAAGGAACGGTTCGTGGCTACACCATCAATTGGCGCCTTATGCACAATCCAAATTGGTTCGTGTGGTAGAGGGGGTGATATGGGATGTGGCAGTAGACTTGCGTCAGGGAATGGATAGCTTTGGCAGGTGGCAAGGTTTTTTGCTTTCTTCAGAGAATCGCCATCAGCTTTTTGTACCTAAGGGGTTTGCCCATGGCTTTATAGCTCTAAGTG encodes:
- a CDS encoding deoxyribonuclease IV; the encoded protein is MEIPSAIDANRPLIGAHTSTQEGLHNALLHGAAIGATTIQLFTSNQRQWLGRPLSKAILDKWYDTLEATAIRQVMSHASYLINLGSNKEALLTKSRAAFVEEVTRCLALKISYLNFHPGAATGDSIAACLDRIIASLSALEPLFQQETTLRLLMETTAGQGSTVGHSFEQLTYIIERIKGVVPIGVCIDTCHIFAAGYDIRTLDGWEDTLTQFESIVGLNHLYALHVNDSMMPFGSRKDRHANLGDGAIGMACFKAMMQHPKLRMVPKYLETPNGAAMWTKEIALLQSFY